The following proteins are encoded in a genomic region of Paraburkholderia flagellata:
- a CDS encoding DUF2867 domain-containing protein, producing the protein FADAFSVDLPEGACYDVEALARHVFANQPAWIAMLLGIRDTLVRPLGLKTTVDFKEKGGDRISLFHVFERSDDEIVLGEDDTHLDFRVSVLVQPSSHSRSRLTVTTLVFYNRPLGRAYITLIAPFHRAVVRASLHRAQRLGWPNA; encoded by the coding sequence ATTTCGCGGACGCGTTCTCCGTGGATCTGCCAGAAGGAGCATGCTACGACGTAGAGGCGCTGGCACGACACGTCTTTGCCAACCAGCCCGCATGGATTGCGATGCTGCTGGGAATCCGGGACACTCTCGTGCGGCCGCTCGGCTTGAAGACAACAGTTGACTTCAAGGAGAAAGGAGGGGACAGGATCAGCCTGTTTCATGTATTCGAACGATCGGATGACGAGATCGTTCTCGGCGAGGATGACACGCATCTGGATTTCCGCGTGTCGGTCCTCGTGCAGCCGTCATCACACAGTCGATCCCGCCTCACAGTGACGACGCTCGTTTTCTACAATCGTCCGCTGGGCCGAGCCTACATTACGCTCATCGCACCTTTTCATCGGGCTGTCGTCCGAGCCTCGCTTCATCGAGCGCAGCGGCTAGGTTGGCCCAATGCATAA
- a CDS encoding cytochrome b has product MISKWRRALLTASGATMSARALTVERAEEPTIGKMSCGALADERSIVTAQTDHSGSRTLRRATSGGALDRYDGVARFFHWTFAASIIYASIAGYTLARIGSGPVHDFLSQLNMSIGTVLLVLFPFRVGWKLIRPELRELPGVSVWQQSLARFIHGVIYVTIFAVLISGFFMVSNGYSFFGLFEIRTPFQKGQLTDKLFAMHRVSCATLAGLVMLHVLAVIKHQLLARNDVLRRML; this is encoded by the coding sequence ATGATATCAAAATGGAGACGGGCGCTGCTGACGGCGAGCGGTGCCACGATGTCGGCCCGCGCCCTCACAGTTGAAAGGGCTGAGGAGCCGACCATCGGAAAGATGTCATGTGGCGCTCTTGCAGACGAACGGAGCATCGTGACCGCGCAAACAGATCACTCTGGCTCGCGCACGTTGCGCCGGGCGACGAGCGGGGGCGCCCTCGACCGTTACGACGGCGTTGCGCGATTTTTCCATTGGACGTTTGCCGCCAGCATCATCTACGCTAGCATCGCTGGCTACACGCTCGCCCGGATCGGCAGTGGACCCGTCCATGACTTCCTGTCGCAACTGAATATGTCGATCGGGACGGTACTCCTCGTACTCTTTCCGTTTCGGGTGGGTTGGAAACTGATTCGACCCGAGCTACGCGAGTTGCCCGGTGTGTCCGTCTGGCAGCAATCGCTGGCGCGCTTCATACACGGCGTAATTTATGTCACGATCTTCGCTGTGCTTATAAGTGGCTTCTTCATGGTATCAAACGGATATTCTTTCTTCGGGCTGTTTGAGATCCGCACGCCGTTCCAGAAAGGCCAGCTAACGGACAAGTTGTTTGCTATGCATCGCGTAAGTTGTGCGACGCTGGCCGGGCTAGTGATGCTGCATGTACTCGCGGTAATCAAGCATCAATTGCTTGCGCGTAACGATGTGTTGCGACGGATGCTTTAA